Below is a window of Cytophaga hutchinsonii ATCC 33406 DNA.
ATCGCGCAGGTACAGCTGCGGGAAGGCGCGTGAGGTGGTCTGCTCAATACAGCCATACGGATACCCGATCAGGTAACTTAAGTTGTCGGTAAAGCCTGTAATCGGTGAACGGTTCACCAGGATACGCGTTGTTGTACTTGATGGAATGAAATCGTTTGTAAGCGTAACGTTTGCCGTGCTGCCGCCGGCTACAAAGCCGGAGCCGCTTACTTTGATCAGCGAGCTGGCCGGACGCACCGTGATGTCGGTCTCTTCGGTAAAGGTTTCGCTGATCGCTTTAATCGTTGTGGTGATTTTAGCCAGGCCGGTTTTTTTATCCGCAACCACGGTAAAGTATACCTGTTTTTCCGAATTCGCCGCGATCTGTACATTCTGGTTTGCCGCACCGGAAACACGTACAGCACCTGTGGTGCCAATGTTTACGCTGGCGCTCATCGGTTTGGCGGTTGTATTGCTCATGGTTACCGGCATGGTTAAAGAGTCGCCCGGGCTCAGGAAGCGCGGCAGGGAGGTAGATATAACAATCGGGTCCGCCACTTTCATGCTTTTCTGCGCACTGCCGAAACGGTTGTCTTTATATACAACAGCCATGATGCGCAGGTCGCCGGAGAATTGCGGAATATCAATCTCGTAACATACTTCTCCGCTGGAATTGGTTTTTAAGATGCCGCTCCAGAAGGTAACCAGCTTCACGCGTTTGTTGGAGAGCGGGTTGGCACGTTTGCTGAGGTTGTACCCATCCCCGCCGATACGGCTGCTGCTGGTGCTGAGCTCAGATAATAAACGCGCGTACACATCATACGAGTTTACTTCAAGCGCACGTTTGCGGTAGAAGAACCCATACGGGTCAGGCGTCTGGGTGTTTTTTAACTGAAGGATTCCTTCATCAATTACCGCGATGGTAACCTGTATGTCAGACTCTGCTTTTGTTTTGATGCAGATCTTCTGTCTGGTTCTGGAACGGCTCTTCTCAAGGGCAATAATCTCAACCGGCAGTTTGTTTTCCGCTTTGTTTACAGAAAGGTTCTGGAAACCATGTGCCACCGTAAGCGGCACACGCTGGTCGCTGTTTGGTTTAATCAGTGTGGCGGAAATATATACGTTGGGCAGGTACGCGTCTTTTAACGCAAGGGTCATGCTGGCAGAACGGTTGTTTGTTTCCAGCACCTTGTATTCATACACCTGGTTGCGTTCAACGGTAACAATCAGCTTGCCTTCAAACGGTGTCTTGAATAACAGTTTGGCTTCATCTCCGGTGTTGTATGCTGTTTTGTCGGTTTCAATGGTTACTTTACCTTCCGTGTTTACTTCAAACGAGGTGGAAGAAGTGGTGCCCCAGCCATACGCATAGAAATAGTTGCTTACATACGATTGTGCATCCGGTGCATACACACGGATCTCATATTCGCCGGAAAGCGTAGGCGTGAAGATGAATGGCTGTCCCGGCCGGCTGATCGAGATGGTTTTATTTTCCATCACACGCACCTTGCGCTGCGATACATACCGGTAGTCGTCTCCATACGTGCGCTGCATCACCGTCTGCCAGTCGTACTTGATCACTTCCACACGGGCAGAAGCCGCAACGGCTTCCCCGGCGCGGTTCACCGCAATCAGCGGAATGGAGAATGCCTGGTTGGTGTTTACATAATTATCGGTATACTGAATACCGAAGAACGTTTCCTGTGTATACACATCAAAGCGGTTTACCTGGTGTACCGGCCTGCCGGATTCGTCAAACACCGTAGTAAAGATCTTGCCCTGCAGTACGCCGCAGTTTTTATAGGCCGCAGAGAAGGTGAAATCCTGTTTGCCTTTGCCTTCTGCATCGGTGGTGCCTTCTCGTACTTCATTCTGGAATTCGTTATAGGAAGAAGCGTTGATACCGAAATCATAATTCGGGTATTTGGCTGCGCTGAAATATTTGCGGCTCAGCGATAATTCCGCTTCGTAGTTTCTGTTGGATGCCGGCGGGCCGAATAAGTTCATCGCCTGTATGTTCACCGTGAGCGGTTCGGAAAGACTCAGCGCCTCTTTGTTTACCGTAGAAGTAACTTTAATGCGGTCTGGCATGAACTCTTCCACACTGATATTAACCGCGTTCAGCAATACATTGGTAGAGGTGTACAACTCAATGGAATAGGTGCCGGTTACCGTTGATTCAGGCAGTTTGAACGAAGTAGCGAATGCGCCCTGTTCGTTTAAGGTACCGCGGATATTCTGGAAGTCTTTTCCGTTCGGCAGCAATACCTTCACTTTTACAGGTACATTTTTTAATACCTGCCACTGTACATCACGCACCACGTTGTTGATGTATACCGTTTCACCCGGGCGGTAGATCTCTCTGTCGCCGTAGATAAAGGCATCGTAACCGGTTTCATTTTCTTTTGAACCACCCGTTTCGTATTCGGTATTTTCTACATAACTCTGATTGAAATGCAGGAAGTTGAAATCACTGCCGTTTGTTGCGGTGATCATGCGTACATTAAAATTCCGGATCTTGTTCTTCAGGTCGGTAATGTGGATCACACCGCTGCCGTCTGTTTTGGTTGTGTACACCGTCTGGTTGTTGTGGCTGATGAGGTTGATTTCCACACCGCTGATGGCTTCGTTTGTAAGAATGGAATTGGTCATGATGAGCATGTCATCTTTCCCCTGTTTGGCAATCAGCCCGATATCAGAAATGGAAACGAACTTGGAGTCGCGCAGCCACTGGTCTTCGGTAGAGGTTACTTTTACAATGTAAATACCTTTAAACTGATTAATGTCATTGAAGTTCAGATTCAGTAACGGTGTTCCGTTTACTTTCTTTAAATTCTTTGTTTCAATTTCTTTGGTGTATACAACATCACCAATGTCTTCCAGTCCGTAGTACGAGGTGCCGTAATCGCTGTAATAATATTCCTCGTCGTCATAGTACTCGTAATTGCCGATGCTGTTGTTGCGGAAGAACGATAACACGTTGTTTGCATACACCTTGTACACGGTTACTTTTACCTTAGGTACGTTGATGATGCGCACGGCTATGTTTTTGTTTCCTTTGCTGCTGAGGTAAACGCCTTTCTGAGATACAAAGCTGATGGCAGGTTTCGGTGTGCCGAATAAAATGGTTTCGGTGAAATCACTTTTTAACGTTCCGCCGAAAATGCCGGTCAGTTCTTTTTTGATCGTCAGTTCATAGCCTTCTCCGGAATTGAAATTTCCTTTGATGTAGAAACCGCTGGTCTGTTTTTCAATGGTGACCGGAAGATCCGGCTCCAGTACAATCAACGACTGGATCTGATCGGTTGTGATCTCCTGGTTGGTAACTACATTGATGTAGCCGTCTTTGTCTGTATATTCAGCGGTTACACCCGTGATCTGGAAATCAGATTTGGAGGTGATAAACGTTTCTACGCTGATCTCTTTATCCGTGCTGTACGGGCTTTCAACACATTTCAGTCCGGCCTTGATCTGGATGGCTGCTTTTTTATTGTCATACGAAACAGCCGCTTCCGAAATCCCCACGTCAATGGTGTTGCTTACGGCTGTTGTGTAGATGTCAACCGCAACAGGCTTGCCATCGATGCTAATGCTTAAGAGTTCTTTTAACTGGGAAGGGTTTATTTTATAATTGAACGTTAACGCCATGCGTACTTCGTTCACCGATTTGTTGCTTTCTTTTTTTGCCCAGAAATTTCCTACCTGTATAAGGTTCAGGTAAGGTGTGTGGAACGCAAAAGAAGTTTCATCACCGAGCTTCATTTTTTTATCGCCCGATTCAGTTTCCAGTGCCGGCGAGAGTACGGCTTTATAATCTGTACTGGCCGCGAAGCCGGTAGTAGGCGAGAAGGTTAATTCGTTTGGTGCCGTCCATTTGAACATCCCTTTTACTTCAGGTGTAAAAACAACAAGCGGGTTTGCTGTCCACGTATCCAGCGCGCTGTCTCCTGCAATCTCTTCGGTAAAAACGATCACAATGTTTTGCTGCAGATCTACTTCATCCTGCGTGTTTGTTTCTTTGATTTCAATGACATTCTTTTTGCTGCAGGCCGCCAGGCACAGCATGAACAGGCAACAGGCTGTTAGGGTTTTAATAGAGGATAACATAAGGTTCGGTCGTGTTAAAAAGTGAACGACGGAAGCTACGAATATTTATATCAAAAAAGAATCAGAATGCAGGTACGTGGACTACTTTTTTTGTGTCGAAGAATTCCTCTTCAAAAAACATGTTCAGGTCGTACTCATAGGCCGGGCGGTTCAGTTCCTGGATCTCTTCATCCAGGTCACCACCTTTTAAATATAAGATACCGTTATTCAAATCGTTGAATTGTTCGTCGCTGAATTTCTTTGCTACCCAACCCCAGAAAGGTTTGAAACGCGTAACGGCTCTGCTCACAACAAAGTGGTATCTGTCGGTAACATCTTCGGCACGGCCATGCGTAGTGCGGATGTTTTTAATGCCCGCTCCGGCGCTTACTTCTTCTACTACTTTAATCTTTTTGCCAATGGAATCGATCAGGTGAAAATCCGATTCAGGGAACAGGATGGAAAGAGGGATACCCGGAAAACCACCGCCCGTGCCCACATCCAGAATCCTGGTGCCGGGCTTGAAGGCCATCACCTTAGCGATTCCCAACGAATGTAAGACGTGGCGCTCATACAGCTGGTCTATATCTTTTCTTGAAACGACATTGATTTTTTCGTTCCATTCGGTATACAGGCTGTGTAAGGCACCAAACTGTTTTACCTGTTCGGGGCTCAGATGCTTGAAATATTTTTCGATGATTTGCAAAACGGGGTGGGGTAGATACTTGAACGCTCCAAGGGGCTAAAACCCTAGGAGCGTTAATAATTTAAATGGAATCCTTACGGTTCTTTACTAAGTCTAACAGGAGTTCGCGTGCACGGTGCAGCTGTGCTTTAACAGTACCAAGGGGAGCTTCGATCGCTACGGCGATCTCTTCGTAGGAGTACTCTTCAAAATATCTCAAACGCACTAAGGTTTGATATTTAGGAGGAAGCTTGCTTACAATGGCCTGAATGATTTCGATCTTCTGACTTTTAATGGTTTCTTCAAACGGTGTCAAGTTACTGTCCTTAATATCCATTTCGGTGTGTTCGCCATTATCATCCTTGTAGGTAGAAGAAATACTGGTTGTTACCAGTTTCTTACGACGGATGAAATCAATACAGTTGTTCGTTGCAATACGGAACAGCCAGGTACTGAAGGTAAAGTCAGGATTGAATTTATGTAAATTCTTAAATGCTTTCGCAAATGCTTCAATCGTTAAGTCTTCCGCATCATCCACATTCCGGATCATTTTCAGGATCATGTGGTAGACAGGTTTCTTGTAGCGCGACATCAATTCGGCAAACGCTTTCTCATCACCCGATGTCTTAGCTCTTTCTACTAATAAAAAGTCCTTCTTGGCTTTTTCTGAAAACTCTCTTCCTTCGGGAAGGTCATTCGTTACTTCCATTTCTTAATAGGTACTGCTGTGTTATATAAACCAGCGAATAGTAGATAAATCAAATAGACTATTTCAGCAATGGGAAGAAAGAAGATTGAAACAGGTACATTCCACTTCCGACCCATACACACAAAAATACTTATAAATATACATGTTCTCAAAATATAAAAGAGCATTATCTCAGCAAAATTGAAGGATATGCCCGAATAAATGATTCCGGCGTAGAAGATTGTACTGCAAACGGGGTATATACATAAGTTAATCAATACCCCAATTGGGTATTTTTTCCCCGCATGCAGATGGCGGTGTTTCTGTCGCCACCAAACGCTGAATCCTTCTGCTGGCCTGCTAAGCGTGAAACTTTCGGTATTAATACAAACTGTTGTATTCCTTCCCGTCGCCAGCCGCTGTATCAACAGATCATCATCTCCGCCAAGATGGCCCCCATATTTTCCAAAGCCGCCAGTGTTGATAAATAGTTGCTTTGAATACAACAAATTTCTCCCGACAGCCATGTATGGTTTGCCTAAAATGGCCCAGCCTGTATATTGAAATGCGGTAAATAAGGTCTCAAACTGAATGAACGTATTCAAAAAGCCTGGTCTTTTTTCATACATGGAAATACCCAGACAGATGGCTTTGTCTTCTTTGGCGGCCATCATTCCGCTGATCCAGCCATCGCTGGCAGCCCGGCAATCAGCGTCGGTTAGCAAAATCCAGTCATACCGGGCAGCTTTTATGCCGGTCTGCAGGGCAGCCTTTTTAGGGTGAACACCTTGGGTTTTCCCGTTTACTTCAATGATTCGTAAGTTTTTATTAGATAATGATTTAAGATAAGAAACAGTGCCGTCAGTACAGCGGTCGCACACTACAATGATTTCAAAAAGCGGATAGGATTGGTTTAAGACAGAAGGAAGAAACTGACTCAGGTTCTCACGTTCATTGTGTGCAGCAATCAGAACGGTTACACCTTCGCTGGAAATGGTTTCCGGTAAGGTTTTTCTGAACGGAATGGAACATAGAAGCAGCAACAGATAAGCAACCGACACTATTCCGGTGATAAACAAAAGGATTTGAATAAAGATCGGTTGGTTCAAAGGATTTTTTTTCAATAATAAGGAAAAATAATGGAAAGGCGTAGGGGCGTATTGCATACGCCCCTGTCCGGTATTATATATGTCCACCAGTCCCACGATTGATTTCCCATGGTTTAAACCATGGGTTGGTAAGAGTTAATATAAAACGATACAGACATAAAAAATAAAGGGATTAAAATCCCCCCAGCCCACGATTTTAATCGTGGGAACACCCCAACACCCCAACACCCCAACACCCCAACACCCCAACACCCCAACACCCCAACACCCCAACACCCAACATCCATCGTGGGAACATTAAACGGCCCCCAGCCCACGTCCGCCGCGGCGGATTAATCGTGGGAAGACAAATCATGGGAGCATCAAACGCG
It encodes the following:
- a CDS encoding RNA polymerase sigma factor: MEVTNDLPEGREFSEKAKKDFLLVERAKTSGDEKAFAELMSRYKKPVYHMILKMIRNVDDAEDLTIEAFAKAFKNLHKFNPDFTFSTWLFRIATNNCIDFIRRKKLVTTSISSTYKDDNGEHTEMDIKDSNLTPFEETIKSQKIEIIQAIVSKLPPKYQTLVRLRYFEEYSYEEIAVAIEAPLGTVKAQLHRARELLLDLVKNRKDSI
- the rsmG gene encoding 16S rRNA (guanine(527)-N(7))-methyltransferase RsmG gives rise to the protein MQIIEKYFKHLSPEQVKQFGALHSLYTEWNEKINVVSRKDIDQLYERHVLHSLGIAKVMAFKPGTRILDVGTGGGFPGIPLSILFPESDFHLIDSIGKKIKVVEEVSAGAGIKNIRTTHGRAEDVTDRYHFVVSRAVTRFKPFWGWVAKKFSDEQFNDLNNGILYLKGGDLDEEIQELNRPAYEYDLNMFFEEEFFDTKKVVHVPAF
- a CDS encoding glycosyltransferase, with protein sequence MNQPIFIQILLFITGIVSVAYLLLLLCSIPFRKTLPETISSEGVTVLIAAHNERENLSQFLPSVLNQSYPLFEIIVVCDRCTDGTVSYLKSLSNKNLRIIEVNGKTQGVHPKKAALQTGIKAARYDWILLTDADCRAASDGWISGMMAAKEDKAICLGISMYEKRPGFLNTFIQFETLFTAFQYTGWAILGKPYMAVGRNLLYSKQLFINTGGFGKYGGHLGGDDDLLIQRLATGRNTTVCINTESFTLSRPAEGFSVWWRQKHRHLHAGKKYPIGVLINLCIYPVCSTIFYAGIIYSGISFNFAEIMLFYILRTCIFISIFVCMGRKWNVPVSIFFLPIAEIVYLIYLLFAGLYNTAVPIKKWK
- a CDS encoding alpha-2-macroglobulin family protein; the encoded protein is MLSSIKTLTACCLFMLCLAACSKKNVIEIKETNTQDEVDLQQNIVIVFTEEIAGDSALDTWTANPLVVFTPEVKGMFKWTAPNELTFSPTTGFAASTDYKAVLSPALETESGDKKMKLGDETSFAFHTPYLNLIQVGNFWAKKESNKSVNEVRMALTFNYKINPSQLKELLSISIDGKPVAVDIYTTAVSNTIDVGISEAAVSYDNKKAAIQIKAGLKCVESPYSTDKEISVETFITSKSDFQITGVTAEYTDKDGYINVVTNQEITTDQIQSLIVLEPDLPVTIEKQTSGFYIKGNFNSGEGYELTIKKELTGIFGGTLKSDFTETILFGTPKPAISFVSQKGVYLSSKGNKNIAVRIINVPKVKVTVYKVYANNVLSFFRNNSIGNYEYYDDEEYYYSDYGTSYYGLEDIGDVVYTKEIETKNLKKVNGTPLLNLNFNDINQFKGIYIVKVTSTEDQWLRDSKFVSISDIGLIAKQGKDDMLIMTNSILTNEAISGVEINLISHNNQTVYTTKTDGSGVIHITDLKNKIRNFNVRMITATNGSDFNFLHFNQSYVENTEYETGGSKENETGYDAFIYGDREIYRPGETVYINNVVRDVQWQVLKNVPVKVKVLLPNGKDFQNIRGTLNEQGAFATSFKLPESTVTGTYSIELYTSTNVLLNAVNISVEEFMPDRIKVTSTVNKEALSLSEPLTVNIQAMNLFGPPASNRNYEAELSLSRKYFSAAKYPNYDFGINASSYNEFQNEVREGTTDAEGKGKQDFTFSAAYKNCGVLQGKIFTTVFDESGRPVHQVNRFDVYTQETFFGIQYTDNYVNTNQAFSIPLIAVNRAGEAVAASARVEVIKYDWQTVMQRTYGDDYRYVSQRKVRVMENKTISISRPGQPFIFTPTLSGEYEIRVYAPDAQSYVSNYFYAYGWGTTSSTSFEVNTEGKVTIETDKTAYNTGDEAKLLFKTPFEGKLIVTVERNQVYEYKVLETNNRSASMTLALKDAYLPNVYISATLIKPNSDQRVPLTVAHGFQNLSVNKAENKLPVEIIALEKSRSRTRQKICIKTKAESDIQVTIAVIDEGILQLKNTQTPDPYGFFYRKRALEVNSYDVYARLLSELSTSSSRIGGDGYNLSKRANPLSNKRVKLVTFWSGILKTNSSGEVCYEIDIPQFSGDLRIMAVVYKDNRFGSAQKSMKVADPIVISTSLPRFLSPGDSLTMPVTMSNTTAKPMSASVNIGTTGAVRVSGAANQNVQIAANSEKQVYFTVVADKKTGLAKITTTIKAISETFTEETDITVRPASSLIKVSGSGFVAGGSTANVTLTNDFIPSSTTTRILVNRSPITGFTDNLSYLIGYPYGCIEQTTSRAFPQLYLRDLMKELKQVNYTGASPEEMVQAGVNRIYTFQTYNGSFSYWPGHYEGDWWGTAYATHFLIEAKKAGYDVSSQVIDKATSYLKEKVKEKGQYTYYYYDGAGKKANRVIAAKEIFYSLYVLSLNNQQDVSVMNFYKSNPDLLAVDSRYLLASTYLRTGDQGSYRTLSPKSFDNEKSINSFGGSYYSYVRDMAIALDALVENDPNNPQIGIMTKHLSDELKHRRYLNTQENAFALIALGKIARKNAAGTATADIRSTDGVLGTFTGSTFLTTKNQSNKTVTINAKGTGTIYYSWEAEGISETGKVKEEDSYLSVRRQFYDRNGNAITGNRFKQNDLVVVRIAVSSTDGSHVQNVVLTDMLPAGFEIENPRLNDYSDAGWIKNAATPEHFDIRDDRINMFVTATNTTQYYYYMVRAVSVGTFKLGPCSADAMYNGEYHSYNGLGTITVTEK